Genomic DNA from bacterium:
ACGCCCAATATTTTATTAATCACCCCCGCAGCCATCTGCACCAGTGAATTTTTGGCCACCCGGGCGGTACTGTTGATTTGTGGTTTTTTTTCCTCTGTGCTCACACATGCCCCCGAAAATCAAATAATCCTTTAAACCGCAATATTATAGCATGCTTTAGTAGGGAATGGTCGCGACCATTCCCTACCTGATTAATGCCAACTGCCGGTCCGCATAAATTTTATACACACTGACTGGTCCGTCTTCAAATTGTTTTTCACCGGCTGATGTCAGCACGGCCTCCATCATTGTCACAATCTTGGGATCGAGATAGGTTTCAGCATACAAGTCTGTACGGAACAGCACCCACCTTACATTGTGATTATGCAATTCGCGCAGCAGGGGCGACCTGCCGGCCTCCCCTGCTGATTCAAACTTTCGGTAATCAATCACCATTTGCATCATCGGGTCTCCCCAAAGATAGTCCACCTCCAGGTAAAATCCCCGATTTTCTCCAAAGAGCAGGACCTTCTCACCCGCACGCACATTTTTATTCAAAAAACGCATTGCCGCATAATGATCAATTTTTTGATGACAATAAATATCCGGCGGCACCCGGTTGGCGAGGACTTTGACCTGCCGGCCTGTATCGTGATGAATCGGAGGATGAAAAAGAAAAAAGAGCATCCCAATGGACACAGCCAAAAGACGATTGACCGTCGTCCCCTGCTTCCACAAGGCAACCAATACCAATCCTGCCAGCCATGCTGCAACAGGAAACAGCGGCATGAGAAACCTAATCTGAGGTGAACTAAAAAACCAAATAATAACAAACAATCCCATAATTCCCGGCAAAGTGATTTTTTGAATACCTTGCAGCCGGTAGGGTGAGGCTTGATAATCCCACCGCAAAAAAAACAATGTACAAATCACAATAAAAAGCATGCCCACCAAGGGCCAGCGCAATTCCGCCCCCCCCAGCCCAAACAACGAACCCCGGACAATGAGATCATAGGGTAATTGAATCAGCCCCAAAAATCCATGATCACCCCCGGCAAATGAGGCATGCAGCTTTTGGACCTGATCGGCAATCCGGGCATCCCAGTACTTCCCTCCAAAAACCGGATACAAGAGCGGCCAAGCCGGATTGCCTCCCATCATCCAGGCCCGAATCATGTACGGCAACACCGGCAGACTGCCCCATCCCATCACCCCGGCGGACTGCCGTAATTTCTCTTGCAGGCGCAAGGATTTCCGGTTCCAAATCATCAGCAGGATTGCGCCGCCTGCCAAGACCAGCACGATGAGACCATGCCATTTATTTGCAGCGATAATCCCCAGAAAAAAAGCTGTCATATACAGCCAGCGCATATCACGGCTTTGAATAAATTTAAACACCGCAAGTAACCCCAGCGCAGCATAAGCTGCCACGGTCAAATCAATAAATGCGGTGGTGGATTCCATATGTACAACATACTGCGCATAAAATATCAGACCGGCCAATAACCCGGCAAGCGGATTTTCCAACTCTTTACCCAAACAATACAATATAAAAACCACCAAACCACCAAATGCAAAATGGACTCCCTTGGCTGCCATGCCATAAGGAAAAATCATTCCCGCTAAATAAAACATCTCGGTAAACTGAGGAAAGAGGTTGTGAAAAATATCCGGCCGGAAAACAAAGCCTCCAGCCTGAAGATAGAGTTTGGGCAGTGCCAAATGATAGGCCATGCCGTCCCAACCGGTCTCCGGCACAAATGCAGGAATAAAATTAAGCAGCGCGAGCAGGGCAAACAGCGACCAGCCAATATAAGTAGGGGCACGGCGTGCCGTGCCCCTACCGTTCGTGTCCAAACATGCCGTGCCCCTGCGCAACCTTCCCAACAATTCCGGCACCAGCCACAGCGACCAGAGTGCAGCGGCGCCGAATAAAACCGGTTTAGACAACAGCCCCAGGGCCGCCAATAAAAATATCATATAGGAAAAAACCGCCATACCGATACCGATGGCTATAACAGCATCACCCGGCGAATCCTTTTTTTGCAAGCACAGTCGTTTGAGGACCCACGTACCGCAGCCATGGGCAGCGGCAAAAAGAATAAACAGCCACGCCAACGCTGCGAGTACCATGATGCCATATGAAATAGTCATTCAGGATTCCTTCCCCAATACTCCAACCCCTATTTTGTCAACTCATTCTTCAAAAAATCATTCCCGTTATTTCAAAAAACAGCCATCAAATTATCCATTGTCACTGCCGGATTTCCCACTATAAACGAATTTGAAGATAAAAAAAAGAGGACATGTTGCAAAATTTTAAAATCCTTCAACGCACTTTTTCATTCCCTTAAGAACCGTCTTTTTCA
This window encodes:
- a CDS encoding glycosyltransferase family 39 protein, whose translation is MTISYGIMVLAALAWLFILFAAAHGCGTWVLKRLCLQKKDSPGDAVIAIGIGMAVFSYMIFLLAALGLLSKPVLFGAAALWSLWLVPELLGRLRRGTACLDTNGRGTARRAPTYIGWSLFALLALLNFIPAFVPETGWDGMAYHLALPKLYLQAGGFVFRPDIFHNLFPQFTEMFYLAGMIFPYGMAAKGVHFAFGGLVVFILYCLGKELENPLAGLLAGLIFYAQYVVHMESTTAFIDLTVAAYAALGLLAVFKFIQSRDMRWLYMTAFFLGIIAANKWHGLIVLVLAGGAILLMIWNRKSLRLQEKLRQSAGVMGWGSLPVLPYMIRAWMMGGNPAWPLLYPVFGGKYWDARIADQVQKLHASFAGGDHGFLGLIQLPYDLIVRGSLFGLGGAELRWPLVGMLFIVICTLFFLRWDYQASPYRLQGIQKITLPGIMGLFVIIWFFSSPQIRFLMPLFPVAAWLAGLVLVALWKQGTTVNRLLAVSIGMLFFLFHPPIHHDTGRQVKVLANRVPPDIYCHQKIDHYAAMRFLNKNVRAGEKVLLFGENRGFYLEVDYLWGDPMMQMVIDYRKFESAGEAGRSPLLRELHNHNVRWVLFRTDLYAETYLDPKIVTMMEAVLTSAGEKQFEDGPVSVYKIYADRQLALIR